One genomic window of Daphnia pulex isolate KAP4 chromosome 10, ASM2113471v1 includes the following:
- the LOC124204581 gene encoding U5 small nuclear ribonucleoprotein 40 kDa protein-like has product MTKQKPYKLVSQDGRTKKGITAGSLDELTGRARQLFSFGSEVPITVFEEDGTEITSNEYLLFLEKFTVLVIVPEIGTCSRLRNATNNNPESINKSFTNEHKLPGSEDQHDIHEELTMSEDVPSSTEHEQEKVQFVEVQRSIALMSEVDYCVSRFHPTLPVLVCGFNRVFLLNAEDVSVPFSEWTEKEISFDGQGLKIITTLEWNFDGSQLAAGCKDNTVIVWSSFPTGDVLLNTNCDFKWVYRIAWNPVKPNIFATLDKGSKKVLFWNSTTHDGKSNVFYTIEHEKRISQVEWTSKNQIAIGFMNGLLEIWEIDENESKFQVLQIIKRITGAIKGLEWSNVTKYLASSSSGKEGWITIWSLSSSKSNTSKIPDYFQKFEHGFSSLAWLPARNTVNGGINSAREMPENFAIACGCTDGSIWIWNPLERDKTKILRGPSRSVTCLSFSPDGRYLASASRYNITIWLSETWKPVFSTTPKLIASPHHDCKISLSWMCINGSSAESSENSTYKLTFSSRNDKIVVWEVAAEVAEVGDSC; this is encoded by the exons atgacaaaacaaaaaccctaTAAGCTCGTCAGCCAAGATGGACGAACTAAAAAAGGGATAACAGCAGGTAGTCTCGATGAACTGACTGGTAGAG CTAGACAACTTTTCAGCTTTGGCTCTGAAGTTCCTATAACAGTCTTTGAGGAAGATGGCACCGAAATCACTAGCAATGAATATCTGctatttcttgaaaaatttacAGTGCTAGTGATAGTTCCAGAGATAGGAACTTGTTCACGATTAAGAAATGCAACTAATAACAATCCAGAATCGATAAATAAGTCATTCACCAATGAGCACAAACTACCAG gtAGTGAAGATCAACATGATATCCATGAAGAGCTGACAATGAGTGAAGATGTACCTTCTTCTACTGAACATGAGCAAGAAAAAG TTCAATTTGTGGAAGTTCAAAGATCAATCGCCTTGATGAGTGAAGTTGATTATTGCGTCAGTCGATTCCACCCGACGCTACCGGTTCTTGTGTGCGGATTTAATCGAGTTTTCCTACTAAATGCTGAAGACGTGTCTGTCCCGTTTTCCGAATggacagagaaagaaatttcgtTTGATGGGCAGGGactgaaaataataacaacttTAGAGTGGAAT ttCGACGGAAGTCAATTGGCCGCTGGCTGTAAAGATAATACGGTCATCGTATGGAGCAGTTTTCCAACCGGTGACGTTCTCCTAAACACGAATTGCGACTTCAAATGGGTCTATCGTATCGCCTGGAACCCCGTTAAGCCAAATATTTTTGCTACTCTCGATAAA GGTTCGAAAAAAGTCTTGTTTTGGAACTCAACCACTCACGACGGAAAATCGAACGTGTTTTACACGATCGAACATGAGAAGAGGATCTCACAAGTGGAGTGGACatctaaaaatcaaattgctaTCGGGTTCATGAATGGCCTCTTAGAAATTTGGGAAATCGACGAAAATGAATCCAAGTTCCAAGTGTTGCAGATAATTAAACGGATTACG GGTGCAATAAAAGGACTCGAATGGAGTAATGTTACAAAGTATTTAGCGTCTTCCTCAAGTGGGAAAGAAGGATGGATTACG ATTTGGTCattgagcagcagcaaaagcaaCACGTCAAAAATACCTGATTATTTCCAGAAATTTGAACACGGTTTTTCTAGTTTGGCTTGGCTTCCGGCTAGGAATACGGTCAATGGCGGAATCAACTCGGCAAGGGAAATGCCAGAGAACTTCGCTATTGCTTG tggATGTACAGATGGATCGATCTGGATTTGGAATCCTTTGGAAAGGGACAAAACGAAAATTCTCCGTGGGCCTTCGCGTTCAGTAACCTGTCTCTCATTTTCACCCGATGGGAGGTACCTCGCCTCAGCAAGTCGATATAATATTACCATCTGGTTGAGTGAA ACTTGGAAACCCGTATTCTCCACCACACCGAAATTAATTGCTTCACCTCATCATGAttgtaaaatttctttgtCGTGGATGTGCATTAACGGGTCGTCCGCAGAGTCCTCCGAGAATTCCACTTATAAATTGACTTTTTCCTCGCGAAACGATAAG ATCGTTGTTTGGGAAGTTGCAGCGGAGGTGGCCGAGGTGGGTGACAGTTGCTGA
- the LOC124204579 gene encoding cyclin-dependent kinase 14-like produces the protein MSETKNKLSKVARLRKRLSDSLGRLASLAKEDWSISRTRSQTRLSHMGYRKDHNGLSMRGKAGFSDEYLDKLDSETRDSLQENGDASGGQGEPDLRWERLRLSDGDLLSASRDPEFEKLKGSGGADSGLGSDDACAQDTSSRIATVGGEQVVLRRSKKSSSSHLKQRPKSEVYRHQPIDPHLAGASVVLPSASAINLKPSESIRRSKRYSAFGGTSPFGKIENYLRLEQLGEGSYATVYRGFSNLTQQVVALKEIRLQEEEGAPFTAIREASLLRDLRHANVVTLHDIVHTKTSLTFVFEYVHSDLAQYLERHPGGLQAHNVRLFLFQLLRGLSYVHRRKILHRDLKPQNLLISEVGELKLADFGLARAQSVPSHTFSSEVVTLWYRPPEVLLGSTQYSSPLDLWGVGCIFVELLTGSPAFPGVKDAADQLERIFKILGTPTEATWPGVSRLPLYKPQRLNFYRTQRLGHAFPRLYDISQAENLASKLLQLQPSTRLTGETAVRHKFFQELPSQLFNLSDDVSIFTVPGVGLYPEERKFPPVVLRAAQELKNKAKF, from the exons ATGTCGGAAACCAAGAACAAGCTCAGCAAGGTGGCCAGGCTGAGGAAACGACTCAGTGACAGCTTGGGCAGGCTGGCCT cTCTGGCAAAAGAAGACTGGTCCATCAGCCGAACAAGATCTCAGACCAGACTCTCTCACATGGGCTACCGCAAGGACCACAACGGACTCAGCATGAGGGGCAAAGCAGGTTTCTCTGACGAGTATCTGGACAAGCTGGACAGCGAAACCAGGGACTCGCTGCAGGAGAATGGTGATGCATCTGGTGGGCAAGGTGAGCCAGACCTCCGATGGGAGAGGCTACGACTAAGTGACGGAGATTTGCTCAGCGCCAGCCGGGATCCAGAATTCGAAAAATTGAAG GGTTCTGGTGGTGCCGATTCCGGTTTGGGAAGTGACGATGCGTGTGCTCAAGATACCAGCAGCCGAATTGCTACGGTTGGAGGTGAACAAGTGGTGCTGAGACGTAGTAAGAAATCGTCCTCGTCCCACCTGAAACAGCGTCCCAAATCGGAGGTTTACCGACACCAGCCCATCGACCCTCACCTGGCCGGAGCCAGTGTCGTCCTACCCAGCGCATCCGCCATCAATTTGAAACCCTCCGAGTCTATTCGTCGCTCCAAAAGATACTCAGCCTTCGGG GGAACCAGTCCGTTTGGCAAAATCGAGAATTACCTACGACTGGAGCAGCTAGGCGAAGGCTCTTACGCCACCGTCTACCGAGGATTCAGCAA tttgaCTCAGCAAGTGGTGGCGCTGAAGGAAATTCGTttgcaggaagaagaaggtgctCCATTCACGGCCATCCGTGAAGCTTCTCTACTTCGTGACCTGCGTCACGCCAACGTCGTCACCCTGCACGACATTGTGCACACGAAAACGTCGCTAACGTTCGTCTTTGAATACGTC CATTCGGATTTGGCTCAGTATCTGGAGAGGCATCCGGGCGGATTACAGGCTCACAACGTCCGTTTGTTCCTGTTTCAGCTCCTGCGTGGCCTCTCGTACGTCCACCGGCGCAAGATCCTCCACCGGGATCTCAAGCCGCAGAATTTGCTCATCAGCGAAGTCGGCGAACTCAAATTGGCCGATTTCGGGCTGGCCCGCGCCCAATCGGTTCCGTCGCACACCTTCTCAAGCGAAGTCGTGACCCTCTGGTACCGGCCGCCTGAAGTCCTACTCGGCTCAACGCAATACTCTTCGCCGCTGGACCTCTGGGGCGTTGGCTGCATCTTTGTCGAGCTCCTGACGGGCAGTCCGGCATTTCCCGGCGTCAAAGACGCTGCCGATCAATTGGAAAGAATCTTCAAG ATTTTGGGGACGCCGACGGAAGCGACGTGGCCGGGCGTGTCCCGTCTGCCGCTCTACAAGCCGCAGCGCTTGAACTTTTACCGGACGCAAAGGCTGGGCCACGCGTTCCCTCGTCTCTACGACATTAGCCAGGCCGAGAATTTGGCCTCGAAACTGCTCCAATTGCAGCCCAGCACCCGACTGACGGGCGAAACGGCCGTCCGGCACAAATTCTTCCAGGAGCTGCCCTCGCAACTATTTAACCTGTCTGACG aCGTGTCCATTTTCACGGTCCCGGGCGTCGGTCTCTACCCGGAAGAGCGGAAATTCCCTCCTGTCGTTCTCAGAGCGGCCCAGGAGTTGAAAAACAAggccaaattttaa
- the LOC124204578 gene encoding uncharacterized protein LOC124204578, whose product MRDKQSLLPSGRLDALLLLVVFSACFITPVVIAFDGDVKVMEVDGNHSLPEVGNVKQATNRNIRSILTNTLGIGEVMIALTDFVIGNVRQSFDNSEDNMDHREIVAHFERIQMELEQQKEELRSINREIQKLGLSIIYSEHEEKIKDSLWTLRDYLANPNVRHLNRFTEKAFHLDQSIRILVDGLLGQHSFSPDIMAVIRDVAKCDSRKLRKNVMSVGSLVMAGLRVRGLYQRIINATQGNDSSPFKQYIDASLIKLETRLDDTAIECQADETNVSDEMRQIMEATLTPNRKTVADSLLEFLEEKYDTKKWIVLVQEKSWENSVWSGGFHHASVRNDVAFAISVDRRAENFPEFRKFINIHLKEFTVPKECSKTHCYCLSSIELEKYLNRFFVPIRAKSGVEIETLASSSEVDVHHLIVATSKGMEKRYFTLQYTPWVHGWCHHWAIAIPKRPSAISFNPSPNSPSRLRNQIECSYDPDRAAQDYGPLRNERVQAYLSVRGDSNEEGASIILDGEWRNSPGQKWKFVDGQLRNGFGKCLTLRYTFLGSVHYLYQYNCDRNKREQRWYRHGLQIIFDKKNCLVFNGEVHKDPMFVTASRVCGSSPSFIWYNRDTDCEDAMVIPSTTNGSRPLRNEFSRLFLNVVDNYGTEQPWSNRPAQLWKYVDGLLKNDDGKCLAGKGWYVRSVDCAADQIGNNGRWTYTENRQIRSEEGYCLSSAGDENGHVYYDHCKDEPRQRWWYFS is encoded by the exons ATGCGGGACAAACAAAGTCTTTTACCTTCAGGACGTTTAGACGCACTGCTCTTATTGGTTGTTTTCTCAGCGTGTTTTATTACGCCAGTGGTCATTGCGTTCGATGGTGACGTGAAAGTGATGGAAGTTGATGGCAACCACTCACTTCCGGAAGTGGGAAATGTAAAGCAGGCGACTAATAGGAACATACGGTCGATTTTGACGAATACACTTGGTATTGGTGAGGTCATGATTGCACTGACTGACTTTGTAATAGGAAATGTCAGACAATCATTTGACAATAGTGAAGATAACATGGACCACCGGGAGATTGTAGCCCATTTCGAGCGGATCCAAATGGAATTGGAACAACAAAAGGAAGAGCTTCGATCCATTAACCGAGAAATTCAAAAGCTGGGCTTATCCATCATCTACTCTGAGCacgaagagaaaatcaaagacAGTCTCTGGACTCTGCGGGATTACTTGGCGAATCCCAACGTTCGCCATTTAAATCGTTTCACTGAGAAAGCCTTTCATCTCGACCAAAGCATCCGAATCCTGGTCGACGGCCTACTTGGCCAGCACAGCTTCAGCCCCGATATCATGGCCGTCATCCGAGATGTTGCAAAA TGTGATAGCCGAAAGTTGCGCAAGAATGTCATGTCCGTTGGGAGCCTCGTTATGGCAGGACTCCGTGTACGCGGCTTATACCAACGGATAATTAACGCAACACAAGGGAACGACAG TTCACCCTTCAAACAATACATTGACGCGTCGCTCATTAAATTGGAGACTAGACTGGACGACACGGCGATCGAATGCCAGGCGGATGAGACAAACGTCAGCGACGAAATGCGGCAAATCATGGAGGCCACGCTGACCCCAAACAGGAAAACTGTGGCCGATTCGTTGCTCGAATTCCTGGAAGAGAAATACGACACCAAAAAGTGGATCGTACTTGTACAAGAAAAAAGCTGGGAGAACTCGGTGTGGTCGGGTGGATTCCATCACGCCTCGGTCCGAAATGACGTCGCATTCGCCATTTCGGTCGATCGACGAGcggagaattttcctgaattCAGAAAATTCATCAATATCCACTTGAAAGAGTTCACGGTCCCTAAAGAGTGTTCCAAGACCCATTGTTATTGTTTAAGTTCCATTGAACTGGAGAAATATCTCAACCGTTTCTTTGTTCCTATCCGGGCCAAGAGTGGAGTCGAAATAGAAACGTTAGCGTCGTCCTCCGAAGTGGATGTGCATCATTTGATCGTAGCCACTTCCAAAGGCATGGAAAAACGGTATTTTACACTTCAGTATACGCCCTGGGTTCACGGTTGGTGCCACCACTGGGCGATTGCCATACCCAAGAGGCCATCAGCCATTTCGTTCAACCCATCGCCTAATTCGCCTTCCCGTTTgagaaatcaaattgaatgttCTTACGATCCCGACCGAGCCGCACAGGATTACGGCCCGTTGCGCAACGAACGCGTCCAGGCTTACCTGTCGGTACGAGGTGACTCGAACGAAGAAGGTGCGTCCATCATCTTGGATGGCGAATGGAGGAACAGTCCCGGACAGAAATGGAAATTCGTCGATGGACAACTGAGGAATGGCTTCGGCAAATGCTTGACGTTGAGGTACACATTTTTAGGATCGGTTCATTACCTCTACCAGTACAACTGTGATCGTAATAAGCGCGAGCAGAGGTGGTATCGCCACGGTCTTCAAATTATctttgataaaaagaattgtttagTCTTTAATGGCGAAGTGCACAAAGACCCCATGTTCGTAACCGCTTCAAGAGTTTGCGGTTCGTCGCCGTCGTTCATTTGGTACAATCGGGACACGGACTGCGAGGACGCCATGGTGATCCCGTCAACCACCAACGGCAGTCGACCTCTTCGCAACGAATTCTCCCGACTCTTTTTGAATGTGGTGGATAATTATGGAACGGAGCAGCCGTGGAGTAATCGCCCAGCTCAACTGTGGAAATATGTCGACGGTTTGTTGAAGAACGACGACGGGAAATGTTTGGCAGGAAAAGGTTGGTACGTCCGGTCAGTGGACTGTGCTGCTGACCAAATAGGAAATAACGGCCGTTGGACATACACCGAGAATCGACAAATCAGGAGCGAAGAGGGGTACTGCCTGAGCAGTGCTGGCGATGAAAATGGACACGTTTATTACGATCACTGCAAAGACGAACCCCGTCAGCGTTGGTGGTACTTTTCATAG
- the LOC124204577 gene encoding uncharacterized protein LOC124204577, with translation MSPIKIKGIGKRTLKKTEEKNEYGILQRFKEIEKGIWEGDPPDKEDPTRVFIDGLINIISEIRYPPKGKGKEDAQKEVENANELVEKVEELTRGKMIAKDSRKTTADIVKGLKIKSGDPAKFETFFCCLLMADSLEPKKGDVFSGVFKSWDRLQKLDQVGDTELKNFFKTETAKIDRKERTQNVKKGFQGMISLISEAGNENKALEMGTLHKFCVNEEAIRDKFYKLFTNCQIKRPDFTHCYVSVKIILSEFVKILEHHLQWEVEDVEKMLRVFGLSPPSFETENQNGTNRLQKQLANSWNQVKNKLNDPEKEWKQFTESPKVTTPDDATDSSSNHDQIKCLQINLNRSEKAWENLILQWLAKEKVDVVFIQEPYLNKIGNEQTNDCCYYFPGLPKNYRAVHNNYLMGKDKKSKYGYSATILVHVGVKFERILPMAAPSDNYPTTSTTIRQHPQELMVGIRLTGNGWDGVTLFSIYCRPSRSLRSLLKPLRSLGNHDMTVLCMDANATHPKWSPNWEDNGFYSGRGEDLEDFRAFCDLQVANRNLEDRKKPIKKQATSKENEGDTSDEDKPETKNDLEKNSKHIDVTLYGTKLSIDDWERLKDESLSDHRYITFSIRNYPGENSKKSSTLLSALGGGSMSCFGKKPKRPSVGHLADQ, from the exons ATGAgtccaattaaaattaaggGCATCGGCAAAAGAACCTTGAAAAAAACGGAA gaaaaaaatgaatatggCATTCTCCAACGCTTCAAAGAGATTGAAAAAGGCATCTGGGAAGGTGATCCACCCGACAAAGAGGACCCGACGAGGGTTTTTATAGACGGACTCATCAACATTATAAGCGAAATTCGCTATCCACCGAAgggaaagggaaaagaagatgcccaaaaagaagtagaaaatgCAAATGAATTGGTTGAGAAGGTTGAAGAATTGACTAGAGGAAAAATGATCGCAAAAGACAGCCGAAAGACGACCGCCGACATCGTGAAgggattgaaaatcaaatcaggCGATCCAGCTAAATTCGAAACGTTTTTCTGCTGTCTCCTGATGGCCGATTCTTTAGAACCGAAGAAGGGTGACGTTTTTTCCGGAGTTTTCAAG AGTTGGGATCGGTTACAGAAGCTGGACCAAGTTGGCGACactgaattgaaaaatttcttcaagACAGAAACTGCTAAGATAGATCGAAAAGAACGGAcgcaaaatgtaaaaaaaggattccaaGGCatgatttcattgatttcTGAGGCCGGAAACGAAAATAAAGCCCTTGAAATGGGAACATTGCATAAATTTTGTGTAAATGAGGAAGCCATTCGAGATAAGTTTTATAAACTGTTCACAAACTGTCAGATCAAAAGACCAGACTTTACTCACTGTTACGTGAGCGTAAAAATAATCCTGTCGGAGTTCGTCAAAATCCTAGAACATCACCTGCAATGGGAAGTTGaggacgtcgagaagatgctAAGAGTTTTCGGCCTTTCACCGCCATCATTTGAAaccgaaaatcaaaatgggaCCAATCGTCTTCAAAAACAACTTGCCAATTCATGGAACCAAGTCAAAAATAAACTCAACGATCctgaaaaagaatggaaacaATTCACCGAGAGCCCCAAAGTGACGACACCTGATGATGCGACAGACAGTAGCAGCAACCACGACCAAATTAAATGCCTTCAAATTAACCTGAATAGGAGCGAAAAAGCATGGGAAAATCTAATTCTTCAATGgttagcaaaagaaaaagttgacgtTGTTTTCATTCAAGAACCGTATCTCAACAAAATCGGCAACGAACAAACTAACGACTGCTGCTACTACTTCCCCGGCCTACCCAAAAATTACCGGGCAGTTCATAACAATTACTTGATGggcaaagacaaaaaatcgaaatatgGTTACAGTGCGACCATACTTGTTCACGTCGGCGTCAAATTCGAGCGCATCCTTCCGATGGCTGCACCAAGCGACAACTATCCGACAACATCGACAACTATCAGACAACATCCGCAAGAGCTGATGGTCGGCATCCGATTGACTGGAAATGGATGGGATGGTGTTACCTTGTTCTCCATCTACTGCCGGCCAAGTAGAAGTCTTCGATCGCTCTTGAAGCCATTGCGTTCGTTGGGCAATCACGACATGACGGTCCTCTGTATGGACGCCAACGCCACACATCCGAAGTGGAGTCCAAATTGGGAGGACAATGGTTTCTACTCGGGACGGGGCGAAGACCTAGAAGATTTCCGAGCGTTTTGCGATCTCCAAGTGGCGAATAGAAATCTGGAGGACAGAAAGaaaccaattaaaaaacaagcCACATCTAAAGAGAATGAAGGGGACACAAGCGATGAAGATAaaccagaaacaaaaaacgatctCGAGAAAAATTCTAAACACATTGACGTGACTCTTTACGGAACTAAATTAAGCATCGATGATTGGGAGAGACTTAAAGACGAATCTTTATCTGACCATCGTTACATCACTTTTTCTATTAGA AATTACCCTGgcgaaaattcaaagaaatcgTCGACTCTTCTGAGCGCATTGGGTGGCGGAAGTATGTCCTGTTTTgggaaaaaacccaaaaggcCATCAGTTGGACACCTCGCTGACCAATGA
- the LOC124204586 gene encoding uncharacterized protein LOC124204586 isoform X1, with amino-acid sequence MKNLLTLTAGAFVVVFLLAGTDVWPCRTHAATLLNNRGDKTNLTLGIVQENELFRQKRQSPGEPGRKSPREWYTEEYSLKTRKIFHAHQILYGPLWQLHVKILNPNPQQNENDVVSLDLSKVLYPFTGFKTPQISLPDNLKKGFPGPERFSQMYVMRIEISHQSYSVKCFESDKKVLIALAEYLDGVNSQKSAAKSSGTGRCDCLRIVVKRILCCIENLRNRKTLKSAITSALDYKSSPSTPSASDNQCAVKDSLDKIRKIF; translated from the exons ATGAAAAAC TTATTAACGTTAACGGCTGGTGCGTTTGTCGTTGTCTTTCTGCTGGCGGGGACAGATGTGTGGCCTTGCCGTACTCACGCAGCGACCCTGTTAAACAACCGTGGCG ACAAAACTAATCTAACGCTGGGAATTGTTCAAGAAAATGAGCTGTTTAGACAGAAACGCCAATCCCCCGGAGAACCTG GCCGGAAATCGCCCCGTGAATGGTACACTGAAGAATATTCGTTGAAAACTCGCAAGATCTTTCACGCTCACCAGATCCTCTACGGGCCTCTGTGGCAATTGCACGTGAAGATTCTGAATCCGAATCCACAGCAGAATGAGAATGACGTCGTTTCTTTAGATCTCAGCAAAGTCTTGTACCCCTTTACAGGTTTTAAAACCCCCCAAATCTCTCTGCCagataatttgaaaaagggTTTCCCTGGACCCGAACGCTTCAGCCAAATGTACGTTATGCGCATCGAGATTTCCCATCAGAGTTACTCGGTGAAATGTTTCGAGTCGGACAAGAAAGTCCTGATTGCCCTGGCGGAATACTTGGACGGCGTCAATAGCCAAAAGAGCGCTGCTAAATCCAGCGGAACTGGGCGGTGCGACTGTCTAAGAATCGTGGTTAAAAGAATTCTTTGCTGCATCGAAAATCTTAGAAATAGGAAGACGTTGAAATCAGCCATCACCTCGGCTCTGGACTATAAATCAAGTCCATCCACACCGAGTGCAAGTGATAACCAGTGTGCGGTCAAAGATTCCCTCGATAaaatcaggaaaattttctaa
- the LOC124204586 gene encoding uncharacterized protein LOC124204586 isoform X2, protein MNKASGILIALFAVLGGTFAACNQGYSQIGDKCYTVPGLPQRFNYWSSNELCSVAKGDLFHVQNITQWEDLNTFLVGLGYYDTYWTGVAAEGHPGLWVVRSTGFELIPEAVEFKEGSPSNSATNLCLAIEYQADLGRYQWVDYPCSDEYVIVCEYRTCN, encoded by the exons atgaacaaagcTTCCGGCATTCTCATCGCTCTTTTCg CTGTTTTGGGTGGCACTTTTGCTGCTTGTAACCAGGGCTACTCTCAAATCGGAGACAAATGCTACACG GTGCCTGGCTTGCCCCAACGATTTAACTATTGGAGCTCCAACGAATTGTGCAGCGTCGCCAAAGGCGATCTTTTCCACGTCCAAAACATTACCCAATGGGAGGATCTCAACACTTTCCTGGTTGGACTCG GTTACTACGACACCTACTGGACCGGAGTTGCTGCCGAAGGACACCCTGGTCTATGGGTTGTTCGGTCGACCGGATTTGAGTTGATCCCGGAAGCTGTTGAATTCAAAGAAGGATCTCCCAGCAACTCGGCTACCAACTTGTGCTTGGCCATCGAATACCAGGCCGATCTTGGACGCTACCAGTGGGTCGACTACCCCTGCAGCGACGAGTACGTCATCGTTTGCGAATACAGAACttgcaattaa
- the LOC124204590 gene encoding uncharacterized protein LOC124204590, whose translation MPIAKFLTLIVVTCAVVPRLNGLPVIDNSNQTGIEHKADTNVFHYLEHWKSYHLFPHWVSEIGEIALFALDYVWHHDLVERIQEVDDQVSEINGKLDALLATSPSASRLFFQIKKSSLPDAGSALIKDRHLKFADVPTGKPEFKWRKITKADDNKRQKYYK comes from the exons ATGCCAATTGCCAAATTTTTGACGCTTATTGTCGTGACCTGTGCTGTCGTCCCGCGACTCAACGGACTACCCGTAATCGACAATTCAAATCAGACAG GAATTGAACACAAAGCCGACACTAATGTGTTTCACTACCTGGAGCACTGGAAAAGTTATCATTTGTTCCCGCACTGGGTGTCTGAAATCGGTGAAATTGCTCTGTTCGCTTTGGATTACGTGTGGCATCACGACCTGGTTGAACGAATCCAAGAAGTCGATGATCAAGTCAGCGAAATCAACGGCAAACTGGACGCCCTTTTGGCCACTTCTCCATCCGCTTCTCGGCTGTTTTTCCAAATCAAGAAATCTTCGCTTCCGGATGCTGGATCGGCATTAATCAAAGATCGCCATCTCAAATTTGCGGATGTTCCAACTGGGAAACCGGAATTTAAGTGgcggaaaataacaaaagcagacgacaataaAAGACAGAAATATTATAAGTAG
- the LOC124204587 gene encoding uncharacterized protein LOC124204587: protein MKNKQQSIILAALILSIAICWLPSVANGMPILSGEVDGRDGHRSDASGDRLRRQMDYSEDETVVVDAPADAYVGSYDEQQPADGNLTLRFGYGGYQQPGPQQYNPYGWNSYGGGQQPYPGYQPPQPVPNYYNNYPGGYPAAPYGPYNYNYPPDYSNTSNSTTTMNPFYNNYGYNYYYPMMNTTTTTTTTTTTARPTTTTTRPYGNYYVFNFRDGSNQTDIDDGAYNGGAAGQDDGFQFGNR from the exons ATGAAGAATAAGCAGCAGTCCATCATCTTGGCAGCACTGATCCTATCGATCGCCATCTGCTGGCTTCCCTCCGTAGCCAACG GAATGCCGATTCTATCGGGTGAAGTGGACGGCCGTGATGGTCATCGATCTGACGCCAGTGGCGATCGATTAAGACGTCAAATGGATTACTCGGAAGACGAAACGGTCGTTGTCGATGCTCCGGCGGATGCCTACGTCGGCAGTTACGACGAACAGCAACCAGCTGATGGCAATTTAACTTTGAGATTCGGATACGGCGGATACCAGCAGCCTGGCCCGCAGCAGTACAATCCATACG GATGGAATTCCTATGGGGGCGGACAGCAGCCGTATCCCGGCTATCAACCACCTCAGCCCGTCCCGAATTATTACAATAATTACCCCGGAGGCTATCCTGCCGCTCCTTACGGCCCGTACAACTACAATTACCCGCCGGACTACAGCAACACTAGCAACAGCACCACGACTATGAATccgttttacaataattacggttacaattattattacccGATGATgaacacgacgacgactacaacgacaacgacgacgacggccagaCCGACTACCACCACAACGAGACCTTATGGCAATTATTACGTCTTCAATTTCCGAGATGGATCCAATCAAACGGACATTGACGACGGCGCTTATAACGGTGGCGCTGCAGGACAAGACGACGGATTCCAATTCGGCAACCGATAA